The following nucleotide sequence is from Mesotoga sp. UBA6090.
TGAGTTCCAACCTGTCTCGCTTTCATTGTAAGATCGCCCAGTGCGATTACCGATACGAGAGAGCTGTCCTTTATCAGAGTGACCAGCTGACCGATAAGAGGCGGTATTGAGATTCTGAATGCCTGTGGAAATACGATCGAAAACATTATCTGGCTCTTGTAGAGGCCCATCGCTTCTCCGGCCTCCTTTTCCCCTGAAGGAACGGCGTCAATTCCGGCTCGAAAGATCTCGCCAACGTAGGCTCCCTCAAACAATGAGAGGGAGATCACGCCTGCCCAGAATCTATCGACGTTGACCGCCGAGCCAAAGCCGTAGTAAACAAGAAGGATGATGACCAGTAATGGCATGTTCCTAAAAAACCAGACGTAGAGCGTACCGGCATCGCGCAACAGGTTGACCTTCGAGTCTCTTGCGAGAGCTACGGCTATTCCAACAATCACTGCAAGAGCAAGAGCGATGACGCTTAGTTGAAGAGTAGTCACTATGCCGTCTAGAAAAAGCTTGTAATACTTCGTCAGGGTGCTCCAGTTAAAGGGGTAGACGGCCGATACAGATGAGTAGGAGAACCAGAGTAGACCGGCAACGATAATCCCCAAAGTAATCTTCGACATCGCTCTTGACATAATATCGTCCTTAGAACTCAGGCTCGTATTCTACGAACCAGTAGTCCTGGAGTTCTTCGAGTGTTCCCGTTGTCTTTATCCACTGAATGAAAGTGTTCATCCACTGAAGTGTCTCGAAATCGCCCTTTGGGATTGCCACACCGAAGTCCTCCCTGGTGAGGAGATCTTCAGTTACCTCAAGCTGATCGTATTTCTTGGCCATGAATCTCGCATAGATCGAGTCGAAGATCATTGCGTCGGCCCGTCCCGAAGCCACCTGGAAGGCTGCCTCGTCGATTGTCTCAAACATAAAGATCTGAGCTTCGGAGAGAAGTCTGTTCGCCGCTTCTGCACCGGTCGACCCAAGTTGTACAGCGATCTTGACATCTGGATCATTCAAATCTTCTTCGGTTGGTGGAAGTTCATACTTATTCGTGTTGTAGAGAATTATCTGACCCACCGTAAGGTACGGATCAGTAAAGTTGACTCTCAATGCCCTTTCCGGAGTAATAGTCATTGCCGACCAGATGATGTCGAATTTGTTCGACACGAGAGCGGGAATTATTCCGTCCCAGTTCACAACAACAAATTCCAGCTTCACATCGAGGATCTCAGCCATCTTTTTCAGAATATCGACTTCCAGCCCTATGCGGTCACCGTCGGGGTTTGTTCCGTAAAGGGGCATGTAACCTGCGTCCTGTCCGACTCTCAATACACCTCTCTGCTTGACTTCATCGATGAGACTTCCAAATGCCAGGGTCATACAGAGTAAAACCACAACCACCAGTAACTTCTTCATAGTACACCTCCAATAAAAAAAGACCGGGCTAAAAGCCCGGTCTGTTGAATTCTGAGAGAGCACGACTAAAGAGTGCCGCCTCCTGGAACCGGGCGCCGCAGTCTGTGATGATGAAGCTTGTTTGTTCTGATCGATGAACTGAAACTAATT
It contains:
- a CDS encoding transporter substrate-binding domain-containing protein: MKKLLVVVVLLCMTLAFGSLIDEVKQRGVLRVGQDAGYMPLYGTNPDGDRIGLEVDILKKMAEILDVKLEFVVVNWDGIIPALVSNKFDIIWSAMTITPERALRVNFTDPYLTVGQIILYNTNKYELPPTEEDLNDPDVKIAVQLGSTGAEAANRLLSEAQIFMFETIDEAAFQVASGRADAMIFDSIYARFMAKKYDQLEVTEDLLTREDFGVAIPKGDFETLQWMNTFIQWIKTTGTLEELQDYWFVEYEPEF
- a CDS encoding amino acid ABC transporter permease — its product is MSRAMSKITLGIIVAGLLWFSYSSVSAVYPFNWSTLTKYYKLFLDGIVTTLQLSVIALALAVIVGIAVALARDSKVNLLRDAGTLYVWFFRNMPLLVIILLVYYGFGSAVNVDRFWAGVISLSLFEGAYVGEIFRAGIDAVPSGEKEAGEAMGLYKSQIMFSIVFPQAFRISIPPLIGQLVTLIKDSSLVSVIALGDLTMKARQVGTQTLAVFEAYILLAACYLVMTSLVSLVGRILERKLAIP